One Streptococcus sp. DTU_2020_1001019_1_SI_AUS_MUR_006 DNA window includes the following coding sequences:
- a CDS encoding formate/nitrite transporter family protein, with protein sequence MSSSEFISKIDYYCHKKESLFDQSKFKYSIRSMFAGAFLTFSTAAGAIGADLLNSIVPSAGYFLFPFVFAWGLAYIVFLNAELVTSNMMYLTAGTFLKKIDWKKAFVILLYCAFFNLVGALLAGWCFANSSAFSHLTHDSYLPKIVAKKLARPSELVLLEGILANMFVNIAILSSILVKDSNAKLWIILSAISMFVFLSNEHIAANFSSFSIIKFSIVADQIANFDIPNILRHWGVTFIANLIGGGFLIGLPYAYLNKNEETYVD encoded by the coding sequence ATGAGTTCGTCAGAATTTATTTCAAAGATTGATTATTATTGCCATAAGAAAGAGAGTCTATTTGACCAAAGCAAGTTTAAATATTCCATTCGCTCGATGTTTGCAGGTGCTTTCTTAACCTTTAGTACAGCCGCTGGGGCCATAGGTGCTGATCTACTCAATAGCATCGTTCCAAGTGCTGGCTATTTTCTTTTTCCCTTTGTATTTGCTTGGGGACTTGCCTATATCGTTTTCTTAAATGCTGAATTGGTGACCTCAAATATGATGTACCTGACAGCTGGAACATTCTTGAAGAAGATTGATTGGAAAAAAGCCTTTGTCATTTTGCTCTATTGTGCCTTTTTCAACTTAGTTGGTGCTCTGTTAGCAGGTTGGTGCTTTGCTAATTCATCGGCTTTTTCACACCTGACACACGACAGTTATCTTCCAAAGATTGTAGCTAAGAAGTTGGCACGACCTAGTGAGTTGGTCTTGTTGGAAGGGATTTTGGCAAATATGTTCGTAAATATTGCCATTCTATCTTCAATTTTGGTTAAGGATAGCAATGCCAAACTCTGGATTATCTTGTCAGCTATTTCTATGTTTGTTTTCTTATCTAACGAGCATATTGCAGCCAATTTTTCGTCTTTTAGTATTATTAAATTTAGTATTGTAGCTGATCAGATTGCAAACTTTGATATTCCAAATATCCTACGCCATTGGGGAGTTACCTTTATCGCCAACTTGATTGGTGGAGGATTCTTGATAGGCTTACCATACGCTTATCTTAATAAAAATGAAGAGACTTATGTTGATTAG
- a CDS encoding 3'-5' exonuclease: MEKLRDYISFDLEFNKHQDKTHLIQVSAVRFKDGEEVGAFDSYVHTDVPLKSFINGLTGITSETLKDAPMVEEVLKNFQDFVGELPLVGYNAAKSDLPILLEHGLDYSSQYLVDLYDEAFERRSSDLHGIANLKLQTVASFLGFKGQSHNSLEDARMTARVYEAFLESDESKILLDVKSSLNSNPFGGLDLSQLFD, translated from the coding sequence ATGGAAAAATTAAGAGATTATATTTCATTTGATTTGGAATTTAATAAACACCAAGATAAAACTCACTTGATTCAGGTATCTGCGGTCCGTTTTAAAGATGGTGAAGAAGTAGGAGCATTTGACTCATATGTTCATACCGATGTGCCTTTGAAAAGTTTTATTAATGGTTTAACGGGTATCACGTCTGAAACCTTGAAAGATGCACCGATGGTGGAGGAAGTTCTTAAGAATTTTCAAGACTTTGTGGGTGAGTTACCCCTTGTTGGTTATAATGCAGCCAAGAGTGATTTACCGATTTTGTTGGAGCATGGTTTGGATTATAGTAGCCAATATCTAGTGGATCTCTATGATGAAGCATTTGAGCGACGCAGTTCTGATCTTCATGGTATTGCCAATCTCAAGTTACAAACTGTTGCAAGTTTTCTAGGATTTAAGGGACAATCTCATAACAGTTTAGAGGATGCTCGTATGACTGCGCGTGTTTATGAAGCATTCCTAGAGTCTGACGAAAGTAAAATCTTACTGGACGTCAAGAGTAGTCTTAACTCTAATCCTTTTGGTGGTTTAGATTTATCACAACTGTTTGATTAG
- a CDS encoding DUF2130 domain-containing protein, producing the protein MNEIKCPNCGEVFTVNESQYAELLSQVRTAEFDKELHERIKQELTLVEQKALNEQQAKLAQKDQEIAQLQSQINNFDTEKELAKKEVEQSASQSLLEKEKEVQALENQLATLRLEHENQLQKTLSDLEKERDQVKNQLLLQEKENELSLASVKQNYEAQLKAANEQVEFYKNFKAQQSTKAIGESLEHYAEGEFNKVRSFAFPNAYFEKDNKVSARGSKGDFIFRDFDENGLEFISIMFEMKNEADGTEKKHKNADFYKELDKDRREKDCEYAVLVSMLEAENDYFNTGIVDVSHEYEKMYVIRPQFFIQLIGLLRNAALNSLKYKQELALVREQNIDITHFEEDLDAFKVAFAKNYNSASVNFGKAIDEIDKAIKRMEEVKKFLTTSENQLRLANNKLDDVSVKKLTRKNPTMKAKFEALKGE; encoded by the coding sequence ATGAACGAGATTAAATGTCCCAATTGTGGCGAAGTATTTACAGTCAATGAAAGCCAATATGCAGAACTACTTTCTCAAGTTCGCACTGCAGAGTTTGATAAGGAATTGCATGAACGAATCAAACAAGAATTGACATTGGTGGAACAAAAAGCCTTAAATGAACAACAGGCAAAACTAGCTCAAAAAGATCAAGAAATTGCCCAGCTTCAAAGTCAAATTAACAACTTTGATACAGAAAAAGAATTGGCCAAAAAGGAAGTGGAGCAAAGTGCAAGTCAAAGCTTGCTAGAGAAGGAAAAAGAAGTCCAAGCTCTCGAAAATCAATTGGCTACCTTGCGTTTAGAGCATGAAAATCAACTACAAAAAACACTATCTGATTTAGAGAAAGAACGTGATCAGGTCAAAAACCAGCTCCTTTTACAAGAAAAAGAAAATGAGTTGTCTCTAGCCTCTGTAAAACAAAATTATGAGGCCCAGCTTAAGGCGGCTAATGAGCAGGTTGAGTTCTATAAGAATTTCAAAGCCCAACAATCAACAAAGGCTATTGGTGAAAGTCTGGAACACTATGCGGAAGGTGAGTTCAACAAGGTTCGTAGCTTTGCCTTCCCAAATGCTTACTTTGAAAAGGACAACAAGGTTTCAGCACGTGGTTCTAAGGGCGATTTCATTTTCCGTGATTTTGATGAAAATGGACTAGAATTCATTTCCATCATGTTTGAGATGAAAAATGAAGCAGACGGGACAGAGAAGAAACATAAGAATGCAGACTTTTACAAGGAATTAGATAAAGACCGCCGTGAGAAAGACTGTGAGTATGCTGTTTTGGTAAGTATGCTTGAAGCAGAAAACGACTACTTTAATACAGGAATTGTTGACGTTAGCCATGAATATGAGAAGATGTATGTCATTCGTCCCCAGTTCTTTATTCAACTAATTGGACTCTTGCGCAATGCTGCCCTTAATTCCCTAAAATACAAGCAGGAGTTAGCGCTTGTTCGTGAGCAAAATATCGATATCACGCATTTTGAGGAAGATTTGGACGCTTTCAAGGTAGCTTTTGCAAAGAATTATAATTCAGCTTCGGTCAACTTCGGAAAGGCCATCGATGAGATTGATAAAGCCATTAAGCGTATGGAAGAGGTCAAGAAATTCCTGACAACATCAGAAAACCAACTCCGACTGGCTAATAACAAGCTGGATGATGTTTCTGTCAAAAAATTAACCCGCAAAAATCCAACCATGAAAGCAAAGTTTGAAGCATTGAAGGGGGAATAG
- a CDS encoding QueT transporter family protein encodes MKKLTVRDLADIAIVAAIYVVLTITPPLNAISYGAYQFRISEMMNFLAFYNPKYIIGVTLGCMIANFFSFGIIDVAVGGGSTLVFLSLGVLLFSKYKKDYLFNGLIRKDHFLFSILFSISMITIAAELNIVAEAPFFLTWFTTAIGEFASLIVGAILIGKIGKRLDLTR; translated from the coding sequence ATGAAAAAACTTACTGTCCGTGATTTGGCAGATATTGCCATTGTCGCAGCAATTTATGTGGTTTTGACAATCACACCACCCCTTAATGCTATCAGTTACGGTGCTTATCAGTTTCGTATCTCTGAAATGATGAATTTTCTTGCCTTTTACAATCCTAAGTACATTATCGGTGTTACTCTTGGCTGTATGATTGCTAATTTCTTCAGTTTTGGAATCATCGATGTTGCGGTTGGTGGAGGTTCTACGCTTGTCTTCCTAAGTTTGGGAGTATTGTTGTTTAGCAAATATAAAAAAGACTATCTTTTTAATGGATTGATTCGTAAAGATCATTTCTTATTTTCAATTCTTTTTTCGATTTCAATGATTACCATTGCTGCTGAATTGAACATCGTAGCAGAAGCACCTTTCTTCTTAACTTGGTTTACAACTGCTATCGGAGAATTCGCTTCACTCATTGTTGGTGCTATTCTTATCGGAAAAATCGGTAAACGTCTTGATTTGACCAGATAA
- a CDS encoding YbaB/EbfC family nucleoid-associated protein: MMNMQNMMRQAQKLQKQMEQSQAELAATEFVGTSAQNLVTATLTGDKKVVKIDFNPAVVDPEDIETLSDMTVQAVNAALEQIDETTKKKLGAFAGKLPF; the protein is encoded by the coding sequence ATGATGAATATGCAAAACATGATGCGTCAAGCTCAAAAACTTCAAAAACAAATGGAGCAAAGTCAGGCTGAACTTGCTGCTACAGAATTTGTTGGCACTTCTGCTCAAAACCTTGTAACTGCTACTTTAACTGGAGATAAGAAAGTTGTAAAAATTGATTTCAATCCTGCGGTTGTTGACCCTGAAGACATCGAAACTCTTTCTGACATGACTGTTCAAGCAGTCAATGCAGCTCTTGAACAAATCGATGAGACAACCAAAAAGAAACTCGGTGCTTTTGCAGGAAAATTACCATTCTAA
- the truB gene encoding tRNA pseudouridine(55) synthase TruB yields MNGIINLKKEAGMTSHDAVFKLRRILGTKKIGHGGTLDPDVVGVLPIAVGKATRMVEFMQDEGKVYEGEITLGYSTTTEDASGEVVAETPVLSPLDEDLVDEAIASLTGPITQIPPMYSAVKVNGRKLYEYARASQEVERPERQVTIYSFERTSPISYENNLARFTFRVKCSKGTYIRTLSVDLGEKLGYAAHMSHLTRTSAAGLQLDNALTLNEIEEKVQAGELDFLHPLEIGTGDLVKVYLTPEQAEEVRFGRFIELEQTEKELAGFEGEKLLAILEKRDQLYKPRKVFN; encoded by the coding sequence ATGAACGGTATTATCAACTTAAAAAAAGAGGCGGGGATGACCTCGCATGATGCAGTTTTCAAGCTGCGTAGGATTTTAGGAACTAAGAAGATTGGTCATGGAGGGACTTTAGACCCTGATGTTGTCGGTGTTTTACCGATTGCCGTCGGTAAGGCAACCCGCATGGTCGAGTTTATGCAGGACGAGGGTAAAGTCTATGAAGGTGAAATCACCCTAGGCTATTCAACAACAACCGAGGATGCTAGTGGTGAGGTAGTTGCAGAGACACCAGTTTTGTCACCTCTGGATGAGGATCTTGTTGATGAAGCAATCGCTAGTCTGACAGGTCCTATCACTCAGATTCCACCTATGTACTCTGCTGTCAAGGTCAATGGTCGCAAACTCTATGAATATGCGCGTGCTAGTCAGGAAGTGGAGCGTCCAGAACGTCAGGTGACGATCTATAGTTTTGAAAGAACTAGCCCTATTTCCTATGAAAATAATCTTGCACGCTTTACCTTCCGTGTAAAATGCAGTAAGGGAACCTATATTCGTACCTTGTCGGTTGACTTGGGAGAAAAACTTGGCTATGCAGCTCATATGTCTCATTTAACACGAACAAGTGCAGCGGGCTTGCAGTTAGATAATGCTTTGACCTTGAATGAAATTGAGGAAAAGGTTCAAGCTGGTGAATTAGACTTTCTTCATCCCCTAGAGATTGGGACAGGTGACTTGGTCAAGGTATATTTGACTCCAGAGCAGGCAGAAGAAGTGCGTTTTGGTCGCTTTATTGAATTGGAACAAACCGAGAAGGAATTGGCTGGTTTTGAAGGTGAAAAATTACTAGCCATTTTAGAGAAACGTGACCAACTCTATAAGCCTAGAAAGGTTTTCAATTGA
- a CDS encoding glycerophosphodiester phosphodiesterase translates to MKPEKPKKLGFKKIYLNLDKILFLFFLIFMLVDYIWLPLNSLIAGFLLSQTGYLFISYNNIFAIIKNAPIVSIGFLILIILNLLVAYFQLSLLFIGARHLLYHEKRTLIEYSRKVFRESLVFMKGLTITKALFIFFYVAMLFPFIRKILKIYYFNKIVIPEFIQTYMEDKYWMWWLGIIILSILFLYVSVKLVFVLPKIFYDKMTVKEAVLYSLERTRNQFWFYAWHLFLIVVKTNLFFYLLLIPLLIVQFLVDGLTHRESLVLAISNYILIKNIHYMALTYFLVKFTSFLTGEELDIMPRRKKDHIMRWGVMGCASVFFAIEGYVYLEAPVVNPPLVISHRGVSNGNGVQNTVESLEKTAQLKPDLVEMDVQETKDGQFVMMHDANLKSLAGLNVTPQDLTLDELKQLDIYENGYQTKISSFDDYINRANDLHQKLLIEIKTSRKDSAQMMDHFLDQYGAKIKVYGHQMQSLDYHVIEKVSQYDKEIPVYFILPYNSVFPRTNATGYTMEYSTLDEYFVTKLWNTKQKLYVWTINGSESFNKSLHLGVDGMITDNLEMVQEELETAQEDPEYADLLLKKATEFFTF, encoded by the coding sequence ATGAAACCTGAAAAGCCTAAAAAATTGGGTTTTAAAAAGATTTACCTCAATCTTGATAAAATCCTCTTTCTATTTTTTTTAATATTTATGTTGGTCGACTATATTTGGTTACCTTTGAATTCATTGATAGCGGGTTTTTTGCTAAGTCAGACGGGCTATTTGTTTATTTCTTACAATAACATTTTTGCCATTATCAAAAATGCTCCTATAGTCAGTATTGGCTTCTTAATCTTAATCATTCTTAACCTTTTAGTTGCTTATTTTCAACTCAGTCTTCTCTTTATAGGGGCGCGTCATCTTCTCTATCATGAGAAAAGAACACTGATAGAATACAGTCGTAAGGTCTTTCGTGAGAGTCTTGTCTTTATGAAAGGTCTGACAATTACAAAAGCCTTATTTATCTTCTTCTATGTTGCCATGCTTTTTCCTTTTATCAGGAAGATTTTAAAGATTTATTATTTTAATAAAATCGTAATCCCAGAGTTTATTCAGACCTACATGGAAGATAAATACTGGATGTGGTGGCTAGGTATTATCATCTTGTCAATCCTCTTCCTCTACGTTTCTGTTAAGTTAGTATTTGTTCTTCCAAAAATCTTTTATGATAAGATGACAGTCAAGGAAGCTGTGCTCTATAGTCTTGAAAGAACTAGAAATCAATTCTGGTTTTACGCTTGGCATCTCTTTCTCATTGTTGTCAAAACAAATCTTTTCTTTTACTTGCTTCTAATCCCACTATTGATTGTCCAGTTTTTAGTGGATGGTCTCACACATCGAGAATCTTTGGTTCTTGCTATTTCGAACTATATATTGATTAAAAATATCCACTATATGGCTTTGACTTACTTCTTGGTTAAGTTTACCTCCTTTTTAACTGGTGAGGAGTTGGATATTATGCCAAGACGAAAGAAAGATCATATCATGAGATGGGGTGTAATGGGGTGCGCCAGTGTCTTCTTTGCGATTGAGGGTTATGTTTATCTAGAGGCACCCGTAGTCAATCCTCCACTTGTCATCTCTCACAGAGGTGTTTCTAATGGAAATGGTGTCCAAAATACAGTTGAATCCTTAGAAAAAACAGCTCAGTTAAAACCAGATTTAGTTGAGATGGATGTACAAGAAACCAAGGATGGTCAGTTTGTCATGATGCATGATGCTAACCTAAAAAGTTTAGCGGGATTAAATGTAACACCACAAGACTTAACTTTAGATGAGTTGAAGCAATTAGATATTTATGAAAATGGTTATCAGACCAAAATATCCAGCTTTGATGATTATATAAATCGTGCCAATGACCTTCATCAGAAATTGCTGATCGAAATTAAAACGAGTCGAAAAGATAGTGCTCAGATGATGGATCATTTTCTAGATCAATATGGAGCAAAAATTAAAGTCTATGGGCATCAGATGCAATCTTTGGATTATCATGTTATTGAAAAAGTAAGTCAGTATGATAAGGAAATTCCAGTCTATTTCATTCTGCCCTACAATTCCGTTTTTCCAAGAACGAATGCTACAGGTTATACCATGGAATATTCTACCTTAGATGAATATTTTGTAACCAAGCTTTGGAATACAAAACAAAAGCTCTATGTTTGGACGATTAACGGTTCGGAATCCTTTAACAAGTCGCTTCATCTAGGAGTAGATGGTATGATTACGGATAATTTGGAAATGGTACAAGAAGAACTTGAAACTGCCCAGGAAGACCCAGAATACGCTGATTTACTTTTAAAGAAGGCAACGGAATTCTTTACTTTTTAG
- a CDS encoding formate/nitrite transporter family protein gives MVSSEFISKIEFACKKKESLYSQSKFKYAIRSMFAGAFLTFSTAAGAVGADLINKLAPGSGRFLFPFVFAWGLAYIVFLNAELVTSNMMFLTAGSFLKKISWRKTAEILLYCTLFNLIGALIAGWGFAHSAAYANLTHDSFISGVVEMKLGRSNELILLEAILANVFVNIAILSFVLVKDGGAKLWLVLSAIYMFVFLTNEHIAANFASFAIVKFSVAADSIANFGIGNILRHWGVTFIGNLIGGGLLMGLPYAFLNKNEDTYVD, from the coding sequence ATGGTTTCTTCAGAATTTATCTCAAAAATTGAATTTGCTTGTAAGAAAAAGGAAAGTCTTTACAGTCAAAGTAAATTCAAGTATGCTATCCGTTCAATGTTTGCTGGTGCATTCTTAACATTTAGTACAGCAGCTGGTGCAGTTGGAGCTGACTTGATTAATAAGCTTGCTCCTGGTAGTGGACGTTTCCTCTTCCCATTTGTTTTCGCTTGGGGATTGGCTTACATTGTCTTCTTGAATGCTGAGTTAGTAACATCTAACATGATGTTCTTGACAGCTGGTAGCTTTTTGAAAAAGATTAGCTGGAGAAAAACTGCTGAAATCCTTCTATACTGTACACTCTTTAATTTGATCGGTGCTCTTATAGCAGGTTGGGGATTCGCCCATTCAGCAGCTTATGCAAACCTTACCCATGATAGCTTTATTTCTGGAGTTGTGGAAATGAAGTTGGGCCGTTCAAATGAACTTATCTTGCTTGAAGCTATCTTGGCTAATGTCTTTGTAAATATCGCGATTCTTTCATTCGTTTTAGTTAAGGATGGTGGAGCAAAACTTTGGTTGGTTCTTTCAGCCATTTACATGTTTGTATTCTTAACAAACGAGCACATCGCCGCAAACTTTGCTTCATTTGCGATTGTGAAGTTCAGTGTTGCTGCTGATTCAATCGCAAACTTCGGTATTGGAAATATCCTTCGTCACTGGGGTGTGACCTTTATCGGTAACCTTATCGGAGGTGGTCTACTGATGGGATTACCTTACGCCTTCTTAAATAAAAACGAAGATACATACGTAGATTAA
- a CDS encoding DUF262 domain-containing HNH endonuclease family protein — protein sequence MPTTIEVNKQSVEALLGSGRTKPFVIPEYQRPYAWTDEQVETLFEDLWEFTVSNGGTEREGSYFLGSIVSYENDNGEQEIIDGQQRITSLFLLLRAIYTKLFNSPLSERTPEANNFIGKIEPSIWRTNKLTGTVDYKTTLLTSRVVNNEGNEILRKILETGRANKDSKDNYSRNYIHFQELLDKHSSDNPLMIYQFIYSLLNQAILLPITADTQDTALTIFSTLNDRGLPLSDADIFKAKIYNHLEGKDKEIFIERWKELDEQATAANESIQQLFYYYMFYLRALEKDTKSTTPGVRKYYSSNKFERLYQSELLDNLFVMLELWKVINKGEVLEYESWSSNIQIKQTLDTLTSYPNEFWKYPVIIYYICYRKDKNFEDKFARFLNKLLAELMTKYILIPTINAVKGDILKLNSAIVVSDIPKFDFKELDQAQLEAGIQNPHRNVVRMLLKTLAYKHQDSLLPSKWEIEHIFPQKWQTNYFIDESDHKIREKIEHIGNKLPFEKKLNIIAGNGYFAKKKKEYAASKIEITKFMGLSEIQEWNLESISKRDIRISDSIIAILKKWNKEYSVITKEIVSNKPSDEDLARIAEFKEKGWI from the coding sequence ATGCCAACTACAATAGAAGTTAATAAGCAGAGTGTTGAGGCACTACTTGGTAGTGGAAGAACAAAACCATTTGTTATTCCAGAATATCAGCGTCCTTATGCTTGGACAGATGAACAGGTTGAAACACTGTTTGAAGATTTATGGGAATTTACCGTCAGTAATGGAGGTACTGAACGCGAAGGTTCGTATTTTCTTGGAAGTATCGTTTCGTATGAAAATGATAATGGTGAACAGGAAATTATTGATGGTCAGCAACGTATTACCTCTCTGTTTTTATTGTTAAGAGCGATTTACACAAAGCTATTTAATTCTCCATTATCAGAACGAACTCCAGAAGCAAACAATTTTATTGGTAAGATTGAACCTTCAATCTGGCGCACTAATAAACTGACTGGAACAGTTGATTATAAGACTACTCTTCTAACATCACGTGTTGTTAATAATGAAGGTAATGAAATTCTTCGTAAAATTCTCGAAACTGGAAGAGCAAATAAAGATTCTAAAGATAATTATTCTAGAAATTATATTCATTTTCAGGAGTTACTTGATAAACATTCAAGTGATAATCCCTTAATGATTTATCAGTTCATTTATTCCCTATTAAATCAAGCTATTCTTTTACCAATAACTGCCGATACCCAAGATACAGCATTGACTATTTTCTCTACTTTAAATGACAGAGGTTTACCGCTATCTGATGCTGATATATTTAAAGCTAAGATTTATAACCATCTTGAGGGAAAAGATAAGGAAATATTTATTGAACGCTGGAAAGAGCTTGATGAACAAGCTACAGCAGCTAATGAAAGTATCCAACAATTATTTTATTACTATATGTTCTATCTTAGAGCTTTGGAAAAAGATACTAAAAGTACTACACCTGGTGTCAGAAAATACTATTCGAGTAACAAATTTGAGCGCCTTTATCAATCTGAATTATTAGATAATTTATTTGTAATGCTCGAATTATGGAAAGTAATCAATAAAGGTGAAGTGCTTGAATATGAGAGTTGGTCATCAAATATACAGATAAAACAAACATTAGATACACTTACTTCATATCCTAATGAGTTCTGGAAATATCCGGTGATTATATATTATATTTGTTATCGTAAGGATAAAAACTTTGAGGATAAATTTGCAAGATTCTTAAATAAATTACTCGCTGAACTAATGACAAAATACATTCTTATTCCAACTATCAATGCTGTTAAGGGTGATATTTTGAAATTAAATTCAGCAATTGTTGTATCAGATATTCCTAAATTTGATTTCAAAGAACTAGACCAAGCTCAACTTGAAGCAGGAATCCAAAATCCTCACCGTAATGTGGTGAGAATGTTGCTTAAAACACTTGCTTATAAACATCAGGATTCATTATTACCAAGTAAATGGGAAATCGAGCATATCTTCCCTCAAAAATGGCAAACTAACTATTTTATCGATGAATCAGATCATAAAATCCGAGAGAAAATCGAGCATATAGGCAATAAATTACCATTTGAAAAGAAGTTAAATATTATAGCAGGAAATGGTTACTTTGCTAAAAAGAAAAAAGAATATGCAGCTTCTAAGATCGAAATCACAAAATTTATGGGACTTTCTGAAATTCAAGAGTGGAATTTAGAATCAATTTCGAAAAGAGATATCAGGATTTCAGATTCTATTATTGCAATTCTTAAAAAATGGAACAAAGAGTATTCGGTTATTACAAAAGAAATTGTTTCCAATAAACCTTCAGATGAGGATTTAGCTCGTATTGCTGAATTTAAGGAAAAAGGATGGATTTAA
- a CDS encoding GtrA family protein, with protein sequence MKTYIKKFFDNEILSYLFFGVATTLVSIIVRITIFYLCKQELLATALGNIAGILFAFFTNDTIVFKQKRKNWFKRLIKFTTARFITFLLDLLLTFIFVTSFPHIIGQFVGDDLNTINTIETILAQITIIVLNYIFSKVFVFKKH encoded by the coding sequence ATGAAAACATACATAAAAAAATTCTTCGATAATGAAATTCTCTCCTACTTATTTTTCGGAGTTGCAACTACTCTTGTTTCTATCATTGTTCGCATCACGATTTTTTATCTTTGCAAACAAGAATTATTGGCGACTGCTTTGGGAAATATAGCTGGAATTTTGTTTGCTTTTTTCACCAATGATACCATTGTTTTTAAACAGAAACGAAAAAATTGGTTCAAGCGCCTGATAAAATTTACGACCGCAAGATTCATTACCTTTCTCTTAGACCTGCTCCTAACCTTTATTTTTGTGACAAGTTTCCCCCATATTATCGGTCAATTTGTAGGTGATGATCTCAATACTATCAATACAATTGAGACTATTTTGGCACAAATAACTATTATAGTCCTCAATTACATTTTCAGTAAAGTTTTTGTTTTTAAAAAACACTAA
- the mscL gene encoding large conductance mechanosensitive channel protein MscL, with amino-acid sequence MLKDLKEFLLRGNVVDLAVGVIIASAFGAIVTSFVNDIITPLLLNPALEAAKVQNIAELAWNGVTYGKFLSAIINFLVVGTVLFFVIKAMEKAQSLTKKEEVVEEAPAGPTELEVLQEIKALLEKK; translated from the coding sequence ATGTTAAAAGATCTTAAAGAATTTTTGCTCCGCGGTAATGTTGTAGACCTTGCTGTCGGTGTGATCATCGCTTCTGCTTTTGGTGCTATCGTAACTTCATTTGTTAATGATATCATCACTCCACTCCTATTGAACCCAGCCTTGGAAGCTGCGAAAGTACAAAACATCGCTGAGCTTGCATGGAATGGTGTTACTTACGGTAAATTCTTGAGTGCTATTATCAACTTCCTTGTAGTTGGTACTGTTCTATTCTTTGTGATTAAAGCTATGGAAAAAGCTCAAAGCCTTACTAAAAAAGAAGAGGTTGTTGAAGAAGCACCTGCTGGTCCAACTGAATTGGAAGTTCTTCAAGAAATCAAAGCACTTCTTGAGAAAAAATAA
- the rocS gene encoding chromosome segregation protein RocS, with amino-acid sequence MSIEMTVSEIAEVLGLSRQAINNRVKELPEEDTTKNDKGVTVVTRSGLIKLEEIYKKTIFEDEPVSDDVKQRELMEILVDEKNAEIIRLYEQLKAKDKQLAEKDEQMRVKDRQIAEKDKQLDQQQQLTLQAMKDQENLQLELDQAKQEVQATKKGFFARLFGG; translated from the coding sequence ATGAGTATTGAGATGACTGTTAGTGAGATTGCTGAGGTCTTGGGCTTGTCCCGCCAAGCAATCAATAACCGTGTCAAGGAATTACCTGAAGAAGATACGACTAAAAATGATAAAGGAGTCACTGTGGTAACTCGCAGTGGCTTGATTAAGCTTGAAGAAATCTACAAAAAAACCATTTTTGAAGATGAACCTGTTAGTGATGATGTGAAGCAACGTGAGTTAATGGAGATTCTTGTTGATGAAAAGAACGCTGAAATCATCCGTCTTTATGAGCAGTTAAAGGCCAAAGACAAACAGTTAGCTGAAAAAGATGAACAGATGCGTGTTAAAGACCGTCAAATCGCAGAAAAAGATAAGCAATTGGATCAACAACAACAGTTAACTCTACAAGCTATGAAGGACCAAGAAAACCTTCAGTTGGAGTTGGATCAGGCTAAGCAAGAAGTACAAGCAACGAAGAAAGGCTTCTTTGCTCGCTTATTTGGAGGATAA